From Bdellovibrio sp. KM01:
AGGTGGCAGTGATATTCCGCGCGCTCAAGATCCTCGCATTGTGCTTGAGGTGATTTTGCTTCGCATGGCGTCTGCGCCGAAACTTGCGGACCTTAAGACTTTGCTGGCGAATGGTCCCCAAGCTTCTCACAGCGCAGGTGGGGCCAGGCCCTACGTTCCGCCGGTAGCTCCACCCGTTCCAGGCCACCAGCGACTGAAAGAATCCCAATCCGTTCCCGAAGTTCCGTCGGGTTTGGAAAAAATGAAGGCGACTTTCGAGCAACCCACAAAGAAAACTTCTGATAACAAACCAGCAACGCCGGCACCTGCTCCTGTTGAGGAAGCAAAACCACAAGTTCCAAAACTTGCGACAGGTGCAAATGCACAAGAACGTTGGATGAGTTTTGTTGAATTGCTGCGCCAGGATGATGCTTTGTTTGCGGCAAAAATTGAAAATCTTCTGTTCGTGAAAGAAGAAGGCAAACTTTTGACCTTGGGAGTTCCAACCAAGTTGGTATTCCTGAAAGATCAAATGGCCGATACTCAGGTGCGTAAAAAGCTTCAAGGATTTATTGATTCGTACTGGGGCGCTGGGTATTCTTTTGAAGTATTGATGAAGGGTGATCAAACGGGCGAATCGGCTCAGGCTCTGCAACAGAAAAAAGTGCAGTTGGCTGAAGATGAAATCCGCAACAAGATCACTAACAACCCGATGGTTAAAGCAGCCCAGGAAGCATTCCAGGGTCAGATTAAAAACATCGTAGAACTAAAGCGCGACAACGCGCCTAAAAAGTAAGGAGAACTTATGAAAGGTCTTCCAGGCGGAATGGCTGCTTTGATGAAGCAAGCTAACCAAATGCAAATGAAAATGAAAAAGGCCCAAGAGGAACTTGCTAAGGCTGAGTACGAAGCAACTTCTGGCGGCGGCGCTGTAACAGTTAAAGTTAACGGCGACCACATGATCACTGATTTGAAAATCAGCGCAGACGTTATGAAAGACGGCGACGTTGAAATGCTTCAAGACATGATCATGACTGCAACTAACGAAGCAGTTAAAAAAGCTCGTGATATCTCTTCCAAAGAAATGGAAAAAATCACTGGCGGCATGAACATTCCAGGAATGTTCTAATAAAACGGAGATCCCTTGCTTCACATCACCGCTCTTGAAAAATTAGTCCACGAAATGAGCCGTCTGCCTGGTATCGGGCCGAAGACTGCTCAACGTTTGGCCTATTTCATTCTTAAGTCTGAGAGTGAATTTCCAGAGCGTTTAAGTGAAGCTCTTCTTCGTGTGCGCGCAGAAGTTCACGACTGCCCCCAATGCTTTAACTTTACGGATGCTGATATTTGCCGTTATTGCAAAGATGCACACCGTTTGGATGAAGCTATCTGCGTGGTTGAGGAGCCTTCCGATATCATGCGCATCGAATCTTCTGGTGCTTTTAGAGGCCGTTACCATGTTTTGCATGGTGCGATCTCTCCACTGGAAGGCATCGGTCCTAAAGAACTCAAAATCCATGAATTGATCGACCGAGTGGACGCAGGTTTGCGCGGTGACGGCCCCGTGATTAAGGAGATCATCCTTGCATTGGACGCAGATCTTGAAGGCGATACGACGATTTTGTACCTTGCTAAACAGTTGCAGGGTAAAGGATTGAAACTTTCTCGCATTGCCCATGGAGTTCCTATTGGCAGCGACATCGATTTCGTAGATGATAGAACTATGGGTCGTGCCCTGCAAAATAGAGTGGAGCTGTAATGTCCTTTATTAACTACAATGCCAAAGAGATTCACTGCAAAGTCGTGTATTACGGCCCATCATTGGGTGGTAAGACGACGAACATTCAGTGGGTTTATCAGAAAACGGCTGAGGATCAAAAATCCAAGCTGGTGGCATTGAATACGGACATCGAGCGCACGCTGTTTTTTGACTTCCTGCCACTGAACGTGGGGGAAATCCGCGGTTTCAAAACTCGCTTCCACCTTTACACAGTTCCGGGCCAAGTTGTTTACGATGCTTCCCGTAAGTTGATCCTTAAAGGCCTGGACGGGGTTATCTTCGTCGCTGACTCTCAGATCGAGCGTATGGACGAAAACTTGGAATCCCTTCGCAATTTGGAAACGAACCTTGAACAACAAGGTTACGACATCAAAGAAATCCCATTGATCATGCAGTACAATAAGCGCGACCTTCCGAATGTGGCGTCTTTGGCTGAGATGAGAAGCGCTTTAAACCCTTACAATGCCCCTGAAATCGAAGGCTGTGCTTCCGAAGGCCGTGGCGTATTTGAGTCGTTAAAGACCGCTTCCAAATCCATTATCAACGTTCTTAAAGGTGGCACGACTCTGTAATCAGAGCCCTCTTTTGAGCCCAATTGTAACTTCAATTCGCTTTCATTTTCCAGTTACGACCTAGGCACTGCTGTGCTATAGGATGTCGCACCTATTTGGCGTACAATGTCCTATTACGTTAGGCGTTTATCGCAAAGGCGCGAGGTAATGACTATGAGTTATGATGTTGCTGCTGAAATTCAAAGACTGAAAAAAGAGAAGAACGCCGTTGTTCTGGCTCACTATTACGAAGATGGTGAAATCCAAGACGTAGCAGATTATGTCGGCGACAGCTTCTTTTTGGCTAAAAAGGGCCAAGAAGTAAAAGAGCAAGTAATCTTGCTTGCGGGCGTTGTGTTCATGGCTGAATCCGTAAAGATCATGAACCCGACTAAAACAGTTTTGGTTCCTGAGCTGGAAGCAACATGCTCTTTGGTTAAGGGTGCTCCTTACGATAAATACTTAGCTTGG
This genomic window contains:
- a CDS encoding YbaB/EbfC family nucleoid-associated protein — protein: MKGLPGGMAALMKQANQMQMKMKKAQEELAKAEYEATSGGGAVTVKVNGDHMITDLKISADVMKDGDVEMLQDMIMTATNEAVKKARDISSKEMEKITGGMNIPGMF
- the recR gene encoding recombination mediator RecR; amino-acid sequence: MLHITALEKLVHEMSRLPGIGPKTAQRLAYFILKSESEFPERLSEALLRVRAEVHDCPQCFNFTDADICRYCKDAHRLDEAICVVEEPSDIMRIESSGAFRGRYHVLHGAISPLEGIGPKELKIHELIDRVDAGLRGDGPVIKEIILALDADLEGDTTILYLAKQLQGKGLKLSRIAHGVPIGSDIDFVDDRTMGRALQNRVEL
- a CDS encoding ATP/GTP-binding protein, which gives rise to MSFINYNAKEIHCKVVYYGPSLGGKTTNIQWVYQKTAEDQKSKLVALNTDIERTLFFDFLPLNVGEIRGFKTRFHLYTVPGQVVYDASRKLILKGLDGVIFVADSQIERMDENLESLRNLETNLEQQGYDIKEIPLIMQYNKRDLPNVASLAEMRSALNPYNAPEIEGCASEGRGVFESLKTASKSIINVLKGGTTL